A stretch of Aedes aegypti strain LVP_AGWG chromosome 2, AaegL5.0 Primary Assembly, whole genome shotgun sequence DNA encodes these proteins:
- the LOC5565886 gene encoding very-long-chain 3-oxoacyl-CoA reductase — MMLECAWSSVSLYLLYAVGLYATILYLYEALESPVCIVWNVVFPSPSLKERYGPWAVITGSSDGIGKQYALNLAREGMNLVLISRTKSKLEKVAQEIQGECNVEVKLIDVDFYDGDHVYDRIQKELKGLDVGVLVNNVGCVHKFPATVDEISISELRQTFTVNMYPAVRMVQMLLPEMKQRRRGIVVNVSSASGHCALPYATMYAASKAFLDSFSRGLQEELLGSGVECQLVGPMLVDTNMIADIRQNLFIKLMSIDVEAFGKTAAWLIGKTNYTTGCCKHAIQAIVITILPRWIITKMLGSIVLKMGRYMEKQS; from the exons ATGATGCTCGAGTGCGCTTGGAGCTCGGTGAGCTTATACTTGCTGTACGCTGTTGGTTTGTACGCAACCATTCTGTATCTGTACGAAGCACTTGAATCTCCTGTTTGCATAGTTTGGAATGTTGTGTTTCCATCGCCAAGTCTCAAGGAACGATATGGACCGTGGGCTG TTATAACAGGGTCATCTGATGGGATTGGGAAGCAGTACGCTCTGAATCTGGCTCGTGAAGGGATGAACCTTGTGTTGATATCCAGGACCAAATCCAAATTAGAGAAAGTGGCGCAGGAAATCCAGGGTGAATGCAATGTGGAGGTGAAGTTGATTGACGTAGATTTTTACGATGGAGATCATGTGTATGACAGAATTCAGAAGGAATTGAAAGGCTTGGACGTTGGAGTTCTTG TTAACAACGTGGGATGCGTCCACAAGTTCCCCGCAACGGTAGATGAAATTTCCATATCAGAACTGCGACAGACTTTCACAGTGAACATGTATCCTGCGGTAAGGATGGTCCAAATGTTGCTCCCGGAAATGAAACAGCGCCGTAGAGGTATAGTGGTGAACGTATCTTCCGCAAGTGGTCACTGTGCACTGCCCTACGCAACGATGTACGCAGCCTCAAAAGCATTCCTCGACTCGTTTAGCCGAGGATTACAGGAGGAACTGCTAGGGAGTGGAGTTGAATGCCAACTGGTTGGACCAATGCTAGTGGATACCAATATGATCGCAGACATTCGGCAAAACCTTTTCATCAAACTGATGAGCATAGATGTGGAAGCTTTTGGCAAAACGGCTGCCTGGTTGATTGGCAAAACGAACTACACCACGGGTTGTTGCAAACATGCGATACAG GCTATAGTGATCACTATTTTGCCACGATGGATAATCACTAAAATGCTTGGGAGCATCGTACTTAAAATGGGCAGATATATGGAAAAGCAatcgtaa